The following proteins are encoded in a genomic region of Sorangiineae bacterium MSr12523:
- a CDS encoding glycosyltransferase family 4 protein produces the protein MIRVLHVVVAGEVGGAERMLCDLASRPEASDALHTVALMTPNPALRELFARAELRVRDRSETRKVHEGPLSFLWSSIGPRDVAWLVDVANAETAQIVQLHTFGSQVAGTRAAMRLGLPVLRTEHSTRVYDDPSCWPFSRWSLRRAQSAVFVSEHVRRAALSKDPTIFPRARVVRNGVDTERFAYAPPPARGPFTFALVGRLERRKGVDRAIDALRHVPEARLEIVGDGAERPRLEAMVKECGVEARVRFHGMLSDPRDVLQRSHAALCSSREEGLGIANLEAMAIGRPVVASPVGGVPEIVQDGVTGLLALDMSVPALVLRMHDAVKHRDKMVAFGEAARKFVVDRCSIDAMCRAYGRIYAELL, from the coding sequence ATGATCCGCGTTCTGCACGTCGTCGTCGCGGGGGAGGTCGGCGGTGCCGAGCGCATGCTCTGCGATCTCGCATCGCGCCCCGAGGCGAGCGATGCCCTGCACACCGTCGCGCTCATGACGCCCAACCCTGCCCTGCGCGAGCTTTTTGCCCGCGCCGAGCTTCGCGTGCGCGACCGCTCCGAGACGCGCAAGGTGCACGAAGGGCCCCTCTCCTTCTTGTGGAGCTCCATCGGCCCGCGCGACGTGGCCTGGCTCGTGGACGTCGCCAACGCCGAGACCGCGCAGATCGTGCAGCTTCACACCTTCGGCTCGCAGGTCGCCGGCACGCGCGCCGCCATGCGCCTCGGGCTTCCCGTGCTGCGCACCGAGCACTCCACGCGCGTCTACGACGACCCGAGCTGCTGGCCTTTTTCGCGCTGGTCGCTTCGCCGTGCGCAGTCGGCGGTGTTCGTCAGCGAACACGTGCGGCGCGCGGCGTTGAGCAAAGATCCCACGATTTTCCCGCGCGCACGCGTCGTACGCAACGGCGTCGACACGGAGCGATTCGCCTACGCTCCACCGCCCGCGCGCGGACCGTTCACCTTTGCGCTCGTGGGTCGCCTGGAGCGACGCAAAGGCGTCGATCGCGCCATCGATGCGTTGCGGCACGTGCCCGAGGCGCGGCTCGAGATCGTCGGCGATGGTGCGGAGCGGCCGCGCCTCGAAGCCATGGTCAAGGAGTGCGGCGTCGAGGCGCGCGTTCGATTCCACGGCATGCTCTCCGATCCCCGCGACGTTCTGCAGCGTTCGCACGCCGCGCTTTGCTCGTCGCGGGAGGAAGGCCTGGGCATTGCCAACTTGGAGGCCATGGCGATCGGGCGCCCCGTCGTCGCCTCCCCCGTCGGGGGCGTGCCCGAGATCGTCCAAGACGGCGTCACCGGGCTTTTGGCCCTCGACATGAGCGTGCCCGCACTCGTGCTGCGCATGCACGATGCCGTCAAACACCGCGACAAGATGGTCGCGTTCGGCGAGGCCGCGCGAAAGTTCGTCGTCGACCGCTGCTCGATCGACGCGATGTGTCGCGCCTACGGTCGCATCTACGCCGAGCTTTTGTGA
- a CDS encoding uracil-DNA glycosylase translates to MSTPFYPDLPHLHEEIVTCRACPRLVDWREKVAREKRRMFASWTYWGKPVPGFGDPAARIVFVGLAPAAHGANRTGRMFTGDRSGDFLFAALHRAGLANQPTSTSRDDGLALNDVFIVAPVRCAPPDNQPLPEEITACQPFLDRELALLPNARVLIALGGIAWDAVLRHFERRDLSVPRPRPKFGHGARAAIEGAPLLLGSFHVSQQNTQTGRLTPAMFDQVLAVAKRTVGFRPSSMKNSKP, encoded by the coding sequence ATGTCCACGCCCTTTTACCCCGACCTGCCGCACCTTCACGAAGAGATCGTCACCTGTCGAGCTTGCCCGAGGCTGGTCGACTGGCGCGAGAAAGTCGCGCGCGAGAAGCGCCGAATGTTCGCGAGCTGGACCTATTGGGGAAAACCCGTCCCCGGCTTCGGCGATCCCGCAGCCCGCATCGTCTTCGTGGGCCTCGCCCCCGCGGCGCACGGCGCCAACCGGACCGGCCGAATGTTCACCGGCGATCGCTCCGGTGATTTTCTCTTCGCCGCGCTTCACCGGGCCGGCTTGGCCAACCAGCCCACGAGCACCTCCCGAGACGACGGCCTCGCGCTGAACGACGTCTTCATCGTGGCGCCGGTGCGTTGCGCTCCGCCGGACAACCAGCCGTTGCCCGAGGAAATCACGGCGTGCCAACCCTTTCTGGACCGCGAGCTCGCGCTCCTTCCGAACGCGCGGGTGCTCATCGCGTTGGGCGGCATTGCCTGGGATGCGGTGCTGCGTCACTTCGAACGACGCGACCTTTCGGTCCCACGCCCGCGTCCGAAGTTCGGTCACGGCGCACGCGCCGCCATCGAGGGTGCGCCGCTCTTACTCGGCAGCTTTCACGTGAGCCAACAGAACACGCAGACCGGGCGCCTCACGCCTGCGATGTTCGATCAGGTGCTGGCGGTTGCGAAACGTACGGTCGGATTTCGTCCGTCGTCGATGAAAAATTCAAAACCCTAA